One segment of Rattus norvegicus strain BN/NHsdMcwi chromosome 16, GRCr8, whole genome shotgun sequence DNA contains the following:
- the LOC120097510 gene encoding spindlin-1-like: protein MKTPFGKTPGQRSRADAGHAGVSANMMKKRTSHKKHRTSVGPSKPVSQPRRNIVGCRIQHGWREGNGPVTQWKGTVLDQVPVNPSLYLIKYDGFDCVYGLELNKDDRVSALEVLPDRVATSRISDAHLADTMIGKAVEQMFETEDGSKDEWRGMVLARAPVMNTWFYITYEKDPVLYMYQLLDDYKEGDLRIMPDSNDSPPAEREPGEVVDSLVGKQVEYAKEDGSKRTGMVIHQVEAKPSVYFIKFDDDFHIYVYDLVKTS, encoded by the coding sequence ATGAAGACCCCATTCGGGAAGACACCTGGCCAGCGGTCCAGAGCTGATGCAGGCCATGCTGGAGTCTCTGCAAACATGATGAAGAAGAGGACATCTCATAAAAAACATCGGACCAGTGTGGGACCAAGCAAACCTGTGTCCCAGCCCCGGCGGAACATCGTAGGCTGCAGGATCCAGCATGGGTGGAGAGAGGGCAACGGCCCTGtcacccagtggaaggggactgtCCTGGACCAGGTGCCTGTGAACCCTTCCCTGTATCTCATAAAGTACGATGGATTTGACTGTGTCTATGGACTAGAGCTGAACAAGGATGACAGAGTCTCTGCACTTGAAGTCCTCCCTGACAGAGTTGCAACATCTCGGATTAGCGATGCACACTTAGCGGACACAATGATTGGCAAAGCGGTGGAGCAAATGTTTGAAACAGAGGATGGCTCTAAAGATGAGTGGAGGGGGATGGTCTTGGCACGGGCACCTGTCATGAACAcatggttttacatcacctatgagaaagaccctgtcttgtACATGTACCAGCTCCTAGATGATTACAAAGAAGGCGACCTCCGCATTATGCCCGATTCCAATGattcacctccagcagaaagggaGCCAGGAGAAGTTGTGGACAGCCTGGTAGGCAAGCAAGTGGAATATGCCAAAGAAGACGGCTCGAAAAGGACTGGCATGGTCATCCATCAAGTAGAGGCCAAGCCCTCTGTCTATTTCATCAAGTTTGATGACGACTTCCATATTTACGTCTACGATTTGGTGAAAACATCCTAG